One genomic region from Mytilus edulis unplaced genomic scaffold, xbMytEdul2.2 SCAFFOLD_1404, whole genome shotgun sequence encodes:
- the LOC139505087 gene encoding histone H1-delta-like: MADATAAPAVAPAKSPKKKAAAKPKKPSAHPKYSEMIGKAIAALKERGGSSRQAILKYIMANFNVGKDAKSVNAHLKLALRAGVKNNSLKQSKGTGASGSFRIGEAKVVKKKPAKAKKAAKPKAAKPKKAKSTPKKKKPAAKKPAGEKKAAKPKAKKPAAKKAAKPKKPAAKSPAKKKAAKPKAKKTPKKK, from the coding sequence atggcAGACGCAACAGCAGCACCAGCAGTAGCACCAGCTAAATCACCAAAGAAAAAGGcagcagccaagccaaagaagccttCCGCACATCCTAAATACAGCGAGATGATTGGAAAAGCCATCGCCGCTTTGAAAGAACGTGGAGGTTCTTCAAGGCAAGCAATTCTGAAGTACATCATGGCCAACTTCAACGTCGGAAAAGATGCCAAGTCAGTAAATGCTCATTTAAAACTTGCACTCAGAGCCGGAGTTAAGAACAACAGTTTGAAGCAGTCCAAGGGAACTGGAGCATCCGGATCTTTCAGAATTGGAGAGGCTAAAGTAGTTAAAAAGAAGCCAGCAaaggcaaagaaagcagccaaacCTAAGGCCGCCAAGCCTAAGAAGGCAAAGAGCACACCCAAGAAGAAGAAgccagcagcaaagaaaccagctggagaaaaaaaggctgccaaaccaaaggcaaaaaaaccagcagcaaagaaagcagccaagccaaagaagccagCAGCCAAGTCACCAGCAAAAAAGAAGGCAGCCAAACCAAAAGCCAAGAAGAccccaaagaagaagtaa